In Aegilops tauschii subsp. strangulata cultivar AL8/78 chromosome 3, Aet v6.0, whole genome shotgun sequence, one genomic interval encodes:
- the LOC109777236 gene encoding probable folate-biopterin transporter 8, chloroplastic, whose product MLCLSPRAPCLPGPHAKAPPSAGAGDNAHRLTLRAAPRRWRLARPRGCSAAAPVPVPAPRTTAERWGSLREMRRVWWVCGAGYWVQGFRCFPWLALNFHLTRGLGLSPVALQLVQNAGSLPLVAKPLFGVLSDAVYIGREHRLPYISIGALLQLTAWGTLAIMPVTGDTFPTHMICILIGNLGASVTEVVSDAVVTEFSRTQRTGVLQSYAFIGLAAGALLGNLSGGYVLLRTQEPKIMFTAFSVLLGLQLALSIGTKETLPSSHGNSRSLLVKSSLWANLRKQFSNLMTAVREERIFYPLAWIMTSFAVVPVLSGTMFCFQTQHLKLDSSIIGLSKVMGQVMVVSLTVLYNRYLKRIPLRRLVCGVQIMYAFAVLSELILVKQVNLMLGIPNEVYVLCFSALAEAIAQFKVLPFSILLSSLCPPGCEGSLFAFFTSGLVFSAILSGVFGVGLSALIGLSSGGYSSLPLGILLQSLAALLPLAWLSFVPENWTADGKIVKQR is encoded by the exons ATGCTCTGCCTCTCGCCGCGCGCGCCGTGCCTCCCCGGTCCACACGCAAAGGCCCCGccctccgccggcgccggcgacAATGCCCACCGCCTGACGCTCCGCGCGGCGCCGCGGCGATGGCGGCTCGCGAGGCCCCGCGGCTGCTCggccgccgcgcccgtgcccgtgccggcgccgcgGACGACCGCGGAGCGGTGGGGGTCCCTGCGGGAGATGCGGCGGGTGTGGTGGGTGTGCGGGGCCGGGTACTGGGTGCAGGGGTTCCGGTGCTTCCCGTGGCTGGCGCTCAACTTCCACCTCACCCGCGGGCTCGGGCTCAGCCCCGTCGCGCTGCAGCTGGTGCAGAACGCCGGCAGCCTCCCGCTGGTCGCCAAGCCGCTCTTCGGCGTCCTCTCCGACGCCGTCTACATCGGCCGCGAGCACCGCCTCCCCTACATCTCCATCGGAG CATTACTACAGCTTACTGCTTGGGGAACACTTGCGATCATGCCAGTTACGGGCGACACATTTCCAACTCACATGATATGCATTCTGATTGGAAATCTTGGAGCATCCGTGACGGAAGTTGTAAGCGATGCGGTTGTCACGGAGTTCAGCAGAACACAGAGGACCGGCGTACTACAGTCTTATGCATTCATAGGTCTGGCAGCTGGAGCCCTCCTAGGAAACTTGTCGGGTGGATACGTTCTGTTGAGAACGCAGGAACCAAAGATTATGTTCACAGCATTCTCTGTCCTCCTTGGCCTCCAACTAGCACTCTCCATAGGCACAAAGGAAACACTGCCAAGCTCCCATGGAAACTCCAGAAGCCTTCTTGTCAAAAGCTCTTTGTGGGCCAATCTTCGCAAGCAATTCTCAAACCTGATGACAGCGGTCCGCGAGGAAAGGATATTCTACCCACTTGCATGGATCATGACCTCGTTTGCTGTCGTGCCTGTTCTCTCTGGAACCATGTTCTGCTTTCAAACACAGCATCTGAAGCTCGATTCATCGATCATCGGTCTTTCCAAGGTCATGGGACAGGTCATGGTCGTCTCTCTAACCGTCCTCTACAACCGCTATCTCAAAAGGATTCCCTTGAGGCGACTCGTGTGCGGAGTTCAGATAATGTATGCTTTCGCGGTGCTGTCGGAACTGATCCTGGTGAAGCAAGTGAACCTTATGTTGGGGATACCAAATGAGGTATATGTGCTTTGTTTCTCGGCTCTCGCCGAAGCGATCGCGCAGTTCAAGGTCCTGCCATTCTCGATCTTGTTGTCAAGCCTCTGCCCCCCTGGCTGCGAAGGTTCGCTCTTCGCCTTCTTCACCTCTGGATTGGTCTTTTCGGCAATTCTAAGTGGTGTGTTTGGGGTTGGACTGTCTGCCCTGATTGGGCTGTCCTCTGGGGGCTACTCAAGCTTGCCTCTGGGTATTCTGCTGCAAAGTTTGGCCGCATTGTTACCTTTGGCGTGGCTGTCTTTTGTGCCTGAAAACTGGACTGCCGACGGGAAGATTGTAAAGCAAAGATAA